One window of Paralichthys olivaceus isolate ysfri-2021 chromosome 20, ASM2471397v2, whole genome shotgun sequence genomic DNA carries:
- the fam49al gene encoding CYFIP-related Rac1 interactor A isoform X1 encodes MGNLLKVLACAELEHGPIVFLDFEHAQPTEAETAVWNQVSAVLEEAHGILAELQSYNGAGQEIREAIQNPGDLALQEKAWNAVCPLVAKLKRFYEFSLRLENALRSLLEALTSPPYAPMQHLEREQALAKQFAEILHFTLSFDELKMTNPAIQNDFSYYRRTISRNRLNNQQLEAENEVNNEMANRMSLFYAEATPMLKTLSNATTKFVSENKTLPIEDTTDCLSTMACVCRVMLETPEYRCRFTNTDTMLFCMRVMVGVIILYDHVHPVGAFAKTSKIDMKGCIKVLKEQPSNSVEGLLNALRYTTRHLNDDSTSKQIRALLQ; translated from the exons ATGGGAAACCTCCTGAAAGTGCTGGCTTGCGCCGAACTTGAGCATGGCCCAATAGTTTTCCTTGACTTTGAAC ATGCCCAGCCCACGGAGGCGGAGACAGCCGTGTGGAACCAGGTCAGCGCTGTGCTGGAAGAGGCTCATGGGATCCTGGCCGAGCTGCAGTCCTATAATGGCGCGGGCCAGGAGATACGAGAA gCCATCCAGAACCCAGGTGACCTTGCTCTGCAGGAGAAGGCCTGGAACGCAgtctgccccctggtggccaaGCTGAAGAGATTCTACGAGTTCTCCCTCCGACTGG AGAACGCCCTGCGGAGCCTGCTGGAGGCGCTGACGAGCCCGCCCTACGCTCCAATGCAGCacctggagagagagcaggCCCTGGCCAAACAGTTTGCTGAGATCCTTCACTTTACGCTCAGCTTCGATGAACTAAAG ATGACAAACCCTGCCATTCAGAATGACTTCAGCTACTACAGGAGGACCATCAGCAGGAACAGGCTGAACAACCAGCAG CTGGAAGCCGAGAACGAGGTTAACAACGAGATGGCCAATCGGATGTCCCTGTTCTACGCTGAAGCGACACCAATGCTGAAGACTCTGAGCAACGCCACCACCAAGTTTGTTTCAGAG AATAAGACCTTGCCCATAGAGGACACCACAGACTGTCTGAGCACCATGGCCTGTGTCTGTCGTGTCATGCTGGAGACTCC ggaGTATCGCTGTCGGTTCACCAACACAGACACCATGCTGTTCTGTATGAGGGTGATGGTGGGTGTCATCATCCTCTATGATCACGTTCACCCTGTCGGAGCTTTTGCCAAGACCTCCAAAATTGAT ATGAAGGGCTGCATCAAGGTGCTGAAAGAGCAACCGTCCAACAGTGTGGAGGGACTTCTGAACGCACTGAG GTATACAACACGGCATCTAAATGATGACAGCACCTCCAAACAAATCAGGGCCCTCCTGCaatga
- the fam49al gene encoding CYFIP-related Rac1 interactor A isoform X2 encodes MGNLIKVLGKDLENCPHFFLDFENAQPTEAETAVWNQVSAVLEEAHGILAELQSYNGAGQEIREAIQNPGDLALQEKAWNAVCPLVAKLKRFYEFSLRLENALRSLLEALTSPPYAPMQHLEREQALAKQFAEILHFTLSFDELKMTNPAIQNDFSYYRRTISRNRLNNQQLEAENEVNNEMANRMSLFYAEATPMLKTLSNATTKFVSENKTLPIEDTTDCLSTMACVCRVMLETPEYRCRFTNTDTMLFCMRVMVGVIILYDHVHPVGAFAKTSKIDMKGCIKVLKEQPSNSVEGLLNALRYTTRHLNDDSTSKQIRALLQ; translated from the exons ATGGGGAACCTCATTAAGGTCCTTGGCAAGGATTTAGAGAACTGTCCACATTTTTTCCTGGACTTTGAAA ATGCCCAGCCCACGGAGGCGGAGACAGCCGTGTGGAACCAGGTCAGCGCTGTGCTGGAAGAGGCTCATGGGATCCTGGCCGAGCTGCAGTCCTATAATGGCGCGGGCCAGGAGATACGAGAA gCCATCCAGAACCCAGGTGACCTTGCTCTGCAGGAGAAGGCCTGGAACGCAgtctgccccctggtggccaaGCTGAAGAGATTCTACGAGTTCTCCCTCCGACTGG AGAACGCCCTGCGGAGCCTGCTGGAGGCGCTGACGAGCCCGCCCTACGCTCCAATGCAGCacctggagagagagcaggCCCTGGCCAAACAGTTTGCTGAGATCCTTCACTTTACGCTCAGCTTCGATGAACTAAAG ATGACAAACCCTGCCATTCAGAATGACTTCAGCTACTACAGGAGGACCATCAGCAGGAACAGGCTGAACAACCAGCAG CTGGAAGCCGAGAACGAGGTTAACAACGAGATGGCCAATCGGATGTCCCTGTTCTACGCTGAAGCGACACCAATGCTGAAGACTCTGAGCAACGCCACCACCAAGTTTGTTTCAGAG AATAAGACCTTGCCCATAGAGGACACCACAGACTGTCTGAGCACCATGGCCTGTGTCTGTCGTGTCATGCTGGAGACTCC ggaGTATCGCTGTCGGTTCACCAACACAGACACCATGCTGTTCTGTATGAGGGTGATGGTGGGTGTCATCATCCTCTATGATCACGTTCACCCTGTCGGAGCTTTTGCCAAGACCTCCAAAATTGAT ATGAAGGGCTGCATCAAGGTGCTGAAAGAGCAACCGTCCAACAGTGTGGAGGGACTTCTGAACGCACTGAG GTATACAACACGGCATCTAAATGATGACAGCACCTCCAAACAAATCAGGGCCCTCCTGCaatga